A single window of Polyodon spathula isolate WHYD16114869_AA chromosome 2, ASM1765450v1, whole genome shotgun sequence DNA harbors:
- the LOC121329410 gene encoding putative methyltransferase NSUN7 isoform X3, with product MELQSSSLERMDKISSLDDLTISDKANSTGYPDYVYLNAATIFQNIHVEKPQHQRLVGYGTLTNLPMPVFEDEKSQRWSFELAFNALKYQDFLEDLMIDSCFYPSNPSHDDSTSLVVVMLYDFQDRKFQPRLCLADEEEIEEVREVEKSLNSFKTKIAASLARCRIKLDILTIDYLLPETVRKKQERASTLPLYAWVNTMKTSLEDVCSSLVRDGFVKVKSITELEGLTFCQDLHCKDLLGFPAHLKDDLCGMELFTDYKLVIQDKSRSLAAHSVKALMNMDDDVIIGSVASGLTIAHMSALTDQNTSKIFVCGVKSKSQQEQLQNFFTQMQCRNIKLIPDTFTDIDPTNPPLQTAKIVLLLPPCSVSGVSNPVDFILNENEDAGLLQDISRGSISEEKLNSLAKHQEQIMTHAVKFPKVQAVVYCTCSVYPEENEDVVKKALAYKLEGNKVQPYRLSPPVLPLCSILEIENASEKCFKLEPSETNNGCFVAVLTREIYGFHLSLQIFPL from the exons ATGGAATTGCAGTCCTCCAGCTTGGAGAGGATGGACAAAATCTCCAGTTTGGATGACCTGACCATCTCAGACAAGGCTAATTCAACTGGTTACCCAGATTATGTCTACCTGAATGCAGCAACGATTTTCCAGAACATTCATGTGGAGAAACCCCAACATCAACGACTAGTGGGCTACGGCACATTAACCAATCTCCCAATGCCAGTGTTCGAAGATGAAAAGTCTCAGCGCTGGTCTTTCGAACTTGCATtcaatgcattaaaat ATCAGGATTTTCTGGAAGATTTAATGATTGACAGCTGTTTTTACCCATCTAATCCAAGT CATGATGACTCAACTAGCCTGGTTGTTGTGATGTTGTATGATTTCCAAGATCGCAAGTTTCAACCTAGACTCTGTCTAGCTGACGAAGAGGAGATAGAAGAAGTGAGAGAAGTAGAAAAGTCCCTGAACAG ttttaaaacaaaaatagctgcTTCTCTGGCTCGCTGTCGAATCAAACTCGACATTCTTACCATCGACTACCTCTTGCCCGAAACTGTAAGGAAAAAACAAGAGAGAGCCTCTACCCTCCCTCTGTACGCTTGGGTGAACACAATGAAAACCAg CCTTGAAGACGTGTGCAGTTCCTTGGTGAGAGATGGATTTGTGAAGGTAAAATCAATCACTGAACTTGAAGGATTAACGTTCTGTCAGGACCTGCACTGTAAGGATTTGTTGGGTTTTCCTGCTCATCTCAAAGATGACCTTTGTGGAATGGAGCTCTTTACAGACTACAAGCTAGTTATTCAG GATAAATCTCGCAGTCTGGCTGCACACTCCGTGAAGGCCTTGATGAACATGGATGATGATGTCATCATTGGAAGCGTGGCATCAGGCTTGACCATCGCTCACATGTCTGCACTGACTGATCAGAACACAAGCAAAATCTTTGTTTGTGGCGTAAAATCTAAATCCCAGCAGGAACAACTGCAAAATTTCTTCACACAAATGCAATGCAGAA atataaAGCTAATACCTGACACATTTACAGACATTGATCCTACAAATCCACCATTACAAACAGCTAAAATTGTTTTGCTCCTGCCCCCGTGCAGTGTGTCTGGTGTCAGTAACCCAGTCGATTTCATCTTAAATGAAAATGAAG ATGCTGGTCTTCTCCAGGATATTTCCAGGGGATCAATATCAGAAGAGAAACTGAACAGCCTTGCCAAGCACCAAGAACAAATCATGACACACGCAGTGAAAT TTCCCAAGGTGCAGGCTGTGGTGTACTGCACATGCTCAGTGTACCCAGAGGAGAATGAAGATGTGGTGAAAAAAGCACTGGCATATAAACTTGAAGGAAACAAAGTTCAGCCATACAG ACTCAGTCCCCCAGTCCTGCCACTCTGCAGCATTTTGGAAATCGAAAACGCAAGTGAGAAATGTTTCAAACTGGAACCATCCGAGACAAACAACGGCTGTTTTGTGGCCGTGCTGACAAGAGAg ATTTACGGATTTCATCTCAGTTTGCAGATATTTCCACTGTGA